A single Lolium perenne isolate Kyuss_39 chromosome 6, Kyuss_2.0, whole genome shotgun sequence DNA region contains:
- the LOC127305985 gene encoding uncharacterized protein yields MSSSKRKREEIDLERRDDVDGSGSGGHHRAEDGLAAEKKGQVKPGEAPSEEVVEVVVDRGEDGSKEIKYGTPQGRVMEKDKQSAADHDGGDEESDDAVGTRAEEKHMVEAAPGDGDGDHNHTAMAHDELSTMQEEMEKMKEENKMLRLVVDQTVRDYNDLQTKLAAYQKQPADEPKEPEVFLTLGGTTPATGGLTAEAKSKAEQAARRRPSAGSDETDDRGEGLGLSLTLGGASSYEEDARHDGGAALDIVSDGRERSYALLESSKMHSPAPPVSEDLAAAGIGSQGGVNPANRKTRVSVRVRCQGPTMNDGCQWRKYGQKVAKGNPCPRAYYRCTVAPACPVRKQVQRCQDDMSILITTYEGTHNHPLPVGATAMASTATSASAATFMLLSSTSSDAAVSGGPPPSSSSSYLSPYMQHNSASHSHYHSSAAMAGSGAQHLNLFGHSSALAVQQGPHLKYPWPPNPSHGSSAVGLGGGKRPFWSTGGVNDARPAAFPENAGTVASDQNRFSAAVAAAINNLTGKDGQVTGGNKEGESSNKWGVIESLPPHD; encoded by the exons ATGTCATcttccaagaggaagagggaggagatAGATCTCGAGAGGAGGGACGACGTCGATGGCAGTGGCAGTGGAGGCCATCACCGGGCCGAAGATGGCCTGGCAGCGGAGAAGAAGGGACAAGTCAAGCCAGGAGAGGCACCATCCGAAGAGGTTGTTGAAGTGGTTGTGGACCGGGGAGAAGACGGCTCCAAGGAGATCAAATATGGTACTCCACAAGGAAGGGTGATGGAGAAGGACAAGCAATCAGCTGCTGACcacgacggcggcgacgaggagAGCGATGATGCAGTTGGAACTCGCGCAGAAGAAAAGCACATGGTAGAGGCGGCTCCTGGCGACGGTGATGGCGACCATAACCATACCGCCATGGCGCACGACGAG CTGAGCACGATGCAGGAGGAGATGGAGAAGATGAAGGAGGAGAACAAGATGCTCCGGCTAGTCGTCGACCAGACCGTGCGCGACTACAACGATCTGCAGACCAAGCTGGCAGCCTACCAGAAGCAGCCGGCAGATGAACCTAAG GAACCCGAGGTGTTCCTCACCCTCGGAGGCACGACGCCCGCCACCGGCGGCTTAACCGCGGAGGCGAAGAGCAAGGCGGAGCAGGCGGCGCGGCGAAGACCTTCGGCGGGAAGCGACGAAACGGACGACCGCGGTGAGGGTCTAGGGCTGTCCCTCACCCTCGGCGGCGCGTCCTCGTACGAGGAGGATGCAAGGCACGACGGTGGCGCGGCACTGGACATCGTCAGTGATGGCAGGGAAAGGAGCTACGCGCTGCTGGAGAGTAGCAAGATGCATTCCCCGGCACCCCCGGTCTCCGAAGACCTCGCCGCTGCCGGGATCGGCAGCCAGGGCGGCGTCAACCCTGCCAACCGCAAGACTAGGGTTTCCGTGCGCGTCCGGTGCCAAGGCCCCACC ATGAACGATGGGTGCCAATGGCGGAAGTATGGGCAGAAGGTCGCCAAGGGGAACCCGTGCCCGAGAGCGTACTACCGGTGCACCGTCGcgccggcgtgcccggtgcgcaAGCAG GTACAGAGATGCCAGGACGACATGTCGATCCTCATCACGACGTACGAGGGCACGCATAACCACCCGCTCCCAGTCGGCGCCACCGCCATGGCGTCcacggccacctccgcctccgcagCCACCTTCATGCTGCTCTCCAGCACCAGCTCCGACGCAGCTGTCTCCGGTGGACCtccgccgtcctcctcctcctcctacctcAGCCCCTACATGCAGCACAACTCAGCCTCTCACTCTCACTACCACTCATCGGCCGCAATGGCCGGCAGCGGTGCGCAGCACCTCAACCTGTTCGGCCATTCGTCTGCCCTTGCCGTTCAGCAAGGACCGCACCTAAAGTACCCGTGGCCTCCGAACCCTTCGCACGGCAGTAGTGCGGTTGGGTTGGGAGGGGGCAAGAGGCCATTCTGGAGCACCGGAGGCGTCAACGACGCCAGGCCGGCGGCGTTTCCCGAGAATGCTGGCACGGTGGCGTCGGACCAAAATAGGTTCTCCGCGGCAGTCGCCGCCGCGATCAACAACTTAACGGGGAAAGACGGGCAGGTGACGGGAGGCAACAAAGAGGGGGAGAGTAGCAACAAGTGGGGGGTGATTGAATCACTTCCACCCCATGACTAG